In Amycolatopsis jiangsuensis, the following proteins share a genomic window:
- a CDS encoding ABC transporter ATP-binding protein codes for MIDARRLGVRAGDLWLLDDLDFSVDPGECAVLVGPNGVGKSTLLRCLYGMQEPQRGRVRIDGEKPDERSVAFRRKVSVLFDDSDFFAELTPWQHLELLAGSFGEDLGDFSALLADAGLAERARVTAGHFSAGQRRRLLLLGVTARPHRVLLLDEPERALDVAGKEWLVELIGRSTKAGAAVVVATHHQPLLDTADSVLELW; via the coding sequence ATGATCGACGCGCGTAGGCTCGGCGTGCGGGCCGGCGATCTGTGGCTGCTCGACGACCTGGACTTCTCCGTCGACCCCGGCGAGTGCGCGGTGCTCGTCGGGCCCAACGGGGTCGGCAAGTCGACCCTGCTGCGGTGCCTTTACGGCATGCAGGAGCCGCAGCGCGGCCGGGTGCGGATCGACGGCGAGAAGCCGGACGAGCGCAGCGTCGCCTTCCGCCGCAAGGTCTCGGTGCTCTTCGACGACTCCGACTTCTTCGCCGAGCTCACGCCGTGGCAGCACCTGGAGCTGCTGGCCGGTTCGTTCGGCGAGGATCTCGGCGATTTCTCCGCGTTGCTGGCCGACGCCGGGCTCGCCGAGCGGGCGCGTGTCACCGCCGGGCACTTTTCCGCCGGGCAACGGCGCCGGTTGCTGCTGCTCGGGGTCACCGCGCGGCCGCATCGCGTGCTGCTGCTCGACGAGCCGGAGCGCGCGCTCGACGTGGCCGGCAAGGAGTGGCTGGTCGAGCTGATCGGAAGGTCCACGAAGGCGGGTGCCGCGGTCGTCGTGGCCACCCACCATCAGCCGCTGCTGGACACCGCGGACAGCGTGCTCGAGCTGTGGTGA